One Azoarcus sp. DN11 DNA segment encodes these proteins:
- a CDS encoding MaoC family dehydratase N-terminal domain-containing protein encodes MSARDQHAMPSAIDLPTAVRQMIGSPMYEEQTEFPIEIGYVYNTCAAVQNANPIFWDAAVADAVTGGPIAPPTMMSVWFRPHHWEPGATGERKALQAHFDLKQLLDLPEAVVASNEAVFGEPVRPGDRLTTRQIVRSVGPLKQTKLGLGRFWTIDVETTNQRGEWVGTEIYTMLGYRRPEQ; translated from the coding sequence ATGAGCGCACGCGACCAACACGCCATGCCCTCCGCCATCGACCTGCCCACTGCGGTCCGGCAGATGATCGGCTCCCCGATGTACGAGGAACAGACCGAGTTCCCGATCGAGATCGGCTACGTCTACAACACCTGCGCCGCGGTGCAGAACGCGAACCCGATCTTCTGGGATGCGGCCGTCGCCGACGCCGTCACCGGCGGGCCGATCGCGCCGCCGACGATGATGTCGGTGTGGTTCCGCCCGCACCACTGGGAGCCCGGCGCCACCGGCGAGCGCAAGGCCTTGCAGGCGCATTTCGACCTGAAGCAGCTGCTGGACCTGCCCGAAGCGGTCGTCGCCAGCAACGAAGCCGTGTTCGGCGAACCGGTGCGCCCCGGCGACCGGCTCACCACCCGCCAGATCGTGCGCTCGGTCGGCCCCCTCAAACAGACGAAGCTGGGCCTCGGGCGCTTCTGGACAATCGACGTCGAGACCACCAACCAGCGCGGCGAGTGGGTCGGCACCGAGATCTACACCATGCTGGGCTACCGGAGGCCGGAACAATGA
- a CDS encoding acyl-CoA dehydrogenase family protein — protein MDFEFSEKERQFLREVGQFLADNHDPKVMDVTRENMAQVCDTPERRAFMKKVAEKGWLGITWPKEYGGQEGEGFYEYLLNEKLSSVGAPQIGKGVGIIGKTLINVGSEKLKREFLPQILDAKIEFAVGYSEPSAGSDAAAMRLKAERKGDGWVLNGQKVFTTSAHFADWYWVGARTDPDAPKHHGITLFLVRMDDPGLTIHPMYTMGNERTNAVFFDNVFVHDDYRVGELNKGFQYIAEALDIERFSMFTFAPIRGRMEVLADYVKTAKCDGKPLKDDAVVRQNIAELATECEVARVLGVKFVDAAINSNKTPTVEASEYKLYATELSRRLADATMDIVGPGGQLALHTEDAPLKGRGESCYTYTVIDTIGGGSSQVQRNIIAKRKLDLPKNF, from the coding sequence ATGGATTTTGAGTTTTCCGAAAAAGAACGCCAATTCCTGCGCGAAGTCGGCCAATTCCTCGCGGACAATCACGATCCGAAAGTCATGGACGTCACCCGCGAAAACATGGCGCAGGTGTGCGACACGCCGGAGCGGCGCGCCTTCATGAAGAAGGTGGCGGAAAAGGGCTGGCTCGGCATCACCTGGCCGAAGGAATACGGGGGCCAGGAAGGCGAAGGTTTCTACGAATACCTGCTCAACGAGAAGCTCTCCTCGGTCGGCGCGCCGCAGATCGGCAAGGGCGTCGGCATCATCGGCAAGACGCTGATCAACGTCGGCTCGGAAAAGCTCAAGCGCGAATTCCTGCCGCAGATCCTCGACGCGAAGATCGAATTCGCGGTCGGCTACTCCGAGCCCTCCGCCGGCTCCGACGCCGCCGCGATGCGCCTGAAGGCCGAGCGCAAGGGCGACGGCTGGGTGCTCAACGGGCAGAAGGTGTTCACGACCTCGGCGCACTTCGCCGACTGGTACTGGGTGGGCGCGCGCACCGATCCGGATGCGCCCAAGCACCACGGCATCACGCTGTTCCTGGTGCGCATGGACGACCCGGGCCTGACGATCCACCCGATGTACACGATGGGCAACGAGCGCACCAATGCGGTGTTCTTCGACAACGTGTTCGTGCATGACGACTACCGCGTCGGCGAGCTCAACAAGGGTTTCCAGTACATCGCCGAGGCGCTGGACATCGAGCGTTTCAGCATGTTCACGTTCGCGCCGATCCGCGGCCGCATGGAGGTGCTGGCCGACTACGTGAAAACCGCGAAATGCGACGGCAAGCCGCTCAAGGACGACGCGGTGGTGCGCCAGAATATCGCCGAGCTCGCGACCGAATGCGAGGTGGCGCGCGTGCTGGGGGTGAAGTTCGTCGATGCCGCGATCAACAGCAACAAGACGCCCACCGTCGAGGCCTCCGAATACAAGTTGTACGCGACCGAGCTGTCGCGCCGCCTCGCCGATGCGACGATGGACATCGTCGGCCCCGGCGGCCAGCTCGCCCTGCACACCGAGGACGCCCCGCTCAAGGGCCGCGGCGAGAGCTGCTACACCTACACGGTGATCGACACCATCGGCGGCGGCTCCTCGCAGGTCCAGCGCAACATCATCGCCAAGCGCAAGCTCGACCTGCCGAAGAACTTCTGA
- a CDS encoding IS1182 family transposase, which produces MTSYLPYCPQQQMLLPQALQEWLPEGHLAYFISDAVDGLDLSAFHTRYAGGGPRNQPFHPAMMVKVLLYAYATGVFSSRKIARKLHEDVAFRVLAAGNFPAHRTLSDFRAVHLKELSELFVQVVRLAREMGLVKLGTVAIDGTKVKANASRHKAMSYGHMVKAEAELKRQIEALLNRAKAADDAERNEPELDVPAEIARREARLTAIAEARARLEQRQREADQARGRSDDDDRRPRGGDGKPKGGRYKRDFGVPEDKAQENFTDPDSRIMKRAGGGFDPGYNAQTAVDETAHIIVAAELTNNASDAGLLPGMLQVVRDTLAQRPRQALADTGYRSEQTFRELDGCGTELVVALGREGKRRLGFDRERSPHTAQMADKLDSEAGKTAYRKRKWIAEPPNGWIKNVLGFRQFSLRGLERVKAEWKLVCMALNLRRMSTLRTA; this is translated from the coding sequence ATGACGAGCTATCTGCCCTATTGCCCGCAGCAGCAGATGCTGCTGCCCCAGGCGCTGCAGGAGTGGCTACCCGAAGGCCACCTGGCGTACTTCATTAGCGACGCGGTCGACGGATTGGACCTGAGCGCGTTCCACACCCGGTATGCCGGGGGCGGACCGCGCAACCAGCCGTTTCATCCGGCCATGATGGTCAAGGTGCTGCTGTATGCGTACGCCACGGGCGTGTTCAGCTCGCGCAAGATCGCGCGCAAGCTGCACGAGGATGTGGCGTTCCGGGTGCTGGCGGCAGGCAACTTCCCGGCCCACCGCACGCTCAGCGACTTTCGCGCTGTCCACTTGAAGGAGCTGAGCGAGTTGTTCGTGCAGGTGGTGCGACTGGCTCGCGAGATGGGGCTGGTGAAGCTCGGGACGGTGGCCATCGACGGCACCAAGGTCAAGGCGAACGCCAGCCGCCACAAGGCGATGAGTTACGGCCACATGGTGAAGGCGGAGGCCGAATTGAAACGGCAGATCGAGGCGCTGCTCAATCGGGCCAAGGCCGCCGACGACGCCGAGAGGAACGAGCCCGAGCTGGATGTGCCGGCCGAGATCGCGCGGCGCGAGGCGCGGCTGACGGCGATTGCCGAAGCCCGGGCGCGGCTCGAGCAGCGCCAGCGCGAGGCCGATCAGGCGCGCGGGCGCAGCGACGATGACGACCGCCGTCCGCGCGGCGGTGACGGCAAACCGAAGGGTGGGCGCTACAAGCGCGACTTCGGGGTGCCCGAGGACAAGGCACAGGAGAACTTCACGGATCCAGACAGCCGCATCATGAAGCGCGCCGGCGGCGGGTTCGATCCGGGCTACAACGCCCAGACGGCGGTCGACGAGACCGCCCACATCATCGTGGCGGCCGAACTGACCAACAACGCCAGCGACGCCGGGCTACTGCCGGGGATGTTGCAGGTCGTGCGCGACACCCTCGCGCAGCGCCCGCGCCAGGCGCTGGCCGACACCGGCTACCGCTCGGAGCAGACGTTCCGGGAGCTCGACGGCTGCGGGACCGAACTGGTGGTGGCGCTGGGCCGGGAAGGCAAGCGCCGACTCGGTTTCGACCGTGAACGCAGTCCGCACACCGCGCAGATGGCCGACAAGCTCGATAGCGAGGCGGGCAAGACGGCTTACCGAAAACGGAAATGGATCGCCGAACCGCCCAACGGCTGGATCAAGAACGTATTGGGATTCCGGCAGTTCAGCCTGCGGGGCCTGGAGCGCGTCAAAGCGGAGTGGAAGCTCGTCTGTATGGCCCTGAACCTGCGCAGGATGAGCACACTGAGGACGGCATAA
- a CDS encoding MaoC/PaaZ C-terminal domain-containing protein, producing MSATAIPILPGITAAEITAGQQLPPLRHPVSATTIVLGALASRDWRPMHHDKDFAVERNGVKNIFINTPNNAAWFERYITDWTGPRGRLGRLRFEMKKSVFPGDEMCFAGVVRELATDAAGCHWVDLDLTISVDGEVRTAGHARVAVPGDPTDNPWTRKGERWMP from the coding sequence ATGAGCGCGACCGCAATCCCGATCCTTCCCGGCATCACCGCGGCCGAGATCACGGCGGGCCAGCAGCTGCCCCCGCTGCGCCACCCGGTGAGCGCCACCACCATCGTGCTCGGCGCGCTCGCCAGCCGCGACTGGCGCCCCATGCACCACGACAAGGATTTCGCCGTCGAGCGCAACGGCGTGAAGAACATCTTCATCAACACGCCGAACAACGCCGCGTGGTTCGAGCGCTACATCACCGACTGGACCGGCCCCAGGGGCCGCCTCGGCCGCCTGCGCTTCGAGATGAAGAAATCGGTCTTCCCCGGCGACGAGATGTGCTTTGCCGGCGTCGTGCGCGAACTCGCCACCGATGCGGCCGGCTGCCACTGGGTGGACCTGGATCTGACGATCTCGGTCGACGGCGAAGTGCGCACCGCCGGCCATGCCCGCGTCGCCGTGCCGGGCGACCCCACCGACAACCCCTGGACCCGCAAGGGCGAGCGCTGGATGCCCTGA
- a CDS encoding (Fe-S)-binding protein, with protein sequence MSAISALDYTILALLLGAALTSVFLGLKRRAALIAAGKGGVSGAGGPAGWRERLNLRAFAERGLLTSRLKKRPIAGLAHGLMFGGALVAIFGHAAFVLSFVGVPVYQGRFGFVVMELGRELAGILMFAGVAFFLVRRLARLQRLTAGGERKGFVVMELLFLATIAAGFTAEAFRLADPASASRGEFLGLALSGGLQGLDGGLLAGGGHLAWWLHGLLGIAFIGLIAHTPLSHMLLAPANAALARPRSGITLAPIDFDADPPEGEEISFGAAKLADLDRKKLLDFSACLWCGRCQEVCPAAQTGKALSPKKVMTTCATWLEDKRFDDPGLIDAIGLEAVFDCTTCAACVEECPTSNSPAETILEFRRHFVMDRSEMPDTLALANRNLESRGHPFVGTAANPDDWRKGLDVPFFEPGRTEYLLWIGCSVAYEARAQEVARAMLRILDAAGVSYGILEESRCTGDPAKMAGDEMQFVEIAQANIEDFRERRIQKVITMCAHCFNSFDRYYPELGADWQTIPHSVLIDRLIAEGRLQVVRDDAEKITFHDPCYLARHNDIVAEPRRALAAVGQLIEMPRNRKESFCCGAGGGNYWGGKGGTVRINDVRMQEAIDTGAAKVATSCSFCLLMLTSSASKHGEARWVFDVAELVASALPGAAETT encoded by the coding sequence ATGTCCGCGATCTCTGCTCTCGACTACACGATCCTGGCGCTGCTGCTCGGCGCCGCGCTGACGAGCGTGTTCCTTGGCCTCAAACGCCGCGCGGCGCTGATCGCGGCGGGCAAGGGCGGGGTGAGCGGAGCCGGCGGGCCGGCGGGCTGGCGGGAACGCCTCAACCTGCGGGCCTTCGCCGAGCGCGGCCTGCTCACGTCGCGGCTGAAGAAGCGCCCAATTGCGGGCCTCGCGCACGGCCTGATGTTCGGCGGCGCGCTCGTCGCGATCTTCGGCCACGCCGCGTTCGTGCTGAGCTTCGTCGGCGTGCCCGTGTATCAGGGCCGCTTCGGCTTCGTGGTGATGGAACTCGGGCGCGAGCTGGCCGGCATCCTGATGTTCGCCGGCGTCGCCTTCTTCCTCGTGCGCCGGCTCGCGCGCCTCCAACGCCTCACGGCCGGGGGCGAACGGAAGGGCTTCGTCGTCATGGAGCTGCTCTTCCTCGCGACCATCGCCGCGGGCTTCACCGCCGAGGCCTTCCGCCTCGCCGACCCCGCGTCCGCGAGCCGCGGCGAGTTCCTCGGGCTCGCGCTGTCGGGCGGCCTGCAGGGCCTCGACGGCGGCCTCCTCGCGGGCGGCGGCCACCTCGCATGGTGGCTGCACGGGCTGCTCGGCATCGCCTTCATCGGCCTGATCGCCCATACGCCGCTGTCGCACATGCTGCTCGCGCCCGCCAACGCGGCACTCGCACGGCCCCGCTCGGGCATCACGCTGGCGCCCATCGACTTCGACGCAGACCCGCCCGAAGGTGAAGAAATCAGCTTCGGCGCCGCGAAACTCGCCGACCTCGACCGCAAGAAACTGCTCGATTTCTCCGCCTGCCTGTGGTGCGGGCGCTGCCAGGAAGTGTGCCCCGCGGCGCAGACCGGCAAGGCCCTGTCGCCGAAGAAGGTCATGACCACCTGCGCCACCTGGCTCGAAGACAAGCGCTTCGACGATCCGGGGCTGATCGACGCCATCGGCCTGGAGGCGGTGTTCGACTGCACGACCTGCGCCGCCTGCGTCGAGGAATGCCCGACGAGCAACAGCCCGGCGGAGACCATCCTCGAATTCCGCCGCCACTTCGTCATGGACCGCTCCGAGATGCCCGACACGCTGGCGCTTGCGAACCGCAACCTCGAATCGCGCGGCCACCCCTTCGTCGGCACCGCCGCGAACCCCGACGACTGGCGCAAGGGGCTGGACGTGCCCTTCTTCGAGCCGGGCAGGACGGAATACCTGCTGTGGATCGGCTGCTCGGTCGCCTACGAGGCGCGGGCGCAGGAAGTCGCCCGCGCGATGCTGCGCATCCTCGACGCCGCCGGCGTCTCCTACGGCATCCTCGAAGAGTCGCGCTGCACCGGCGACCCGGCCAAGATGGCCGGCGACGAGATGCAGTTCGTCGAGATCGCCCAGGCCAACATCGAGGACTTCCGCGAGCGCAGGATCCAGAAAGTCATCACGATGTGCGCGCACTGCTTCAACAGCTTCGACCGCTACTACCCGGAGCTCGGCGCCGACTGGCAGACCATTCCGCACTCGGTGCTCATCGACCGCCTCATCGCCGAAGGCCGCCTGCAGGTCGTGCGCGACGACGCGGAGAAGATCACCTTCCACGACCCGTGCTACCTCGCGCGCCACAACGACATCGTCGCCGAACCGCGCCGCGCCCTCGCCGCGGTCGGCCAGCTGATCGAAATGCCGCGCAACCGCAAGGAAAGCTTCTGCTGCGGCGCGGGCGGCGGCAACTACTGGGGCGGCAAGGGCGGCACCGTCCGCATCAACGACGTGCGCATGCAGGAGGCGATCGACACCGGCGCCGCGAAGGTCGCGACCTCGTGCTCGTTTTGCTTGCTGATGCTCACGTCGAGCGCATCGAAGCACGGGGAGGCGCGGTGGGTGTTCGATGTGGCGGAGTTGGTGGCGTCGGCACTGCCGGGCGCGGCAGAGACGACCTAA
- a CDS encoding transporter, producing MHRFGKTGDAIVGEKSVTELCRHAVDMAMKDAGVSWRQVQAVSAASSRFSGGKGWGLNGNDIVEDLGCTGIPVYNLSAGCAAGGNAFNVGYSLVAGGIHDLVLVVGGEVMPKGMIQTSGVEDINDPEYLRQRCVGMPGPAFWATLARRRMFDHGTTEAQMAKVTVKARKCSESNPFARFQKAVSLDEVLASPYVSNPLRLFEICPVSNGAAAAVICSKDMARRFTSKPVTVATSTVATIGFDDALPRSLAGPVPTGASFHTEAKAAVMKAFERSGVGPRDISFTELQDNTCYYELAFPEEWGLCEPGEAERLLEAGETAPTGRMPINPSGGFVSFGEATTAMGVFQIAELTWQLRGQAGGRQVPDAKVGLAQTNGLGGNATAAILKR from the coding sequence ATGCATCGCTTCGGCAAGACGGGCGATGCGATCGTCGGGGAAAAATCGGTCACCGAACTCTGCCGCCATGCGGTGGACATGGCGATGAAGGACGCCGGCGTGTCGTGGCGGCAGGTGCAGGCGGTGTCGGCCGCGAGCTCGCGCTTTTCCGGCGGCAAGGGCTGGGGGCTCAACGGCAACGACATCGTCGAGGACCTCGGCTGCACCGGCATCCCGGTCTACAACCTGTCGGCGGGCTGCGCCGCGGGCGGCAACGCCTTCAATGTCGGCTACTCGCTCGTGGCGGGCGGCATCCACGATCTGGTGCTGGTCGTCGGCGGCGAGGTGATGCCCAAGGGCATGATCCAGACCTCCGGCGTCGAGGACATCAACGACCCGGAATACCTGCGCCAGCGCTGCGTCGGCATGCCGGGCCCGGCCTTCTGGGCGACGCTCGCCCGCCGCCGCATGTTCGACCACGGCACGACCGAGGCGCAGATGGCGAAGGTCACCGTGAAGGCGCGCAAGTGTTCGGAGAGCAACCCGTTCGCGCGTTTCCAGAAGGCCGTGTCGCTCGACGAAGTGCTCGCTTCGCCCTACGTCAGCAATCCCCTGCGCCTGTTCGAGATCTGCCCCGTATCCAACGGCGCCGCCGCGGCCGTGATCTGCTCGAAGGACATGGCGCGCCGCTTCACCTCGAAGCCGGTCACGGTCGCCACCAGCACGGTCGCCACCATCGGCTTCGACGACGCGCTGCCGCGCAGCCTCGCCGGGCCGGTTCCCACCGGCGCGAGCTTCCACACCGAGGCCAAGGCCGCCGTCATGAAGGCCTTCGAACGCTCCGGCGTCGGCCCGCGCGACATCAGCTTCACCGAGCTGCAGGACAATACCTGCTACTACGAACTCGCCTTCCCGGAAGAGTGGGGCCTGTGCGAGCCGGGCGAGGCGGAACGCCTGCTCGAAGCCGGCGAGACGGCGCCGACCGGGCGCATGCCGATCAACCCGTCCGGCGGTTTCGTCTCCTTCGGCGAGGCGACCACGGCGATGGGCGTGTTCCAGATCGCCGAACTCACCTGGCAGCTGCGCGGCCAGGCCGGCGGGCGGCAGGTGCCCGATGCGAAGGTCGGCCTCGCGCAGACCAACGGCCTCGGCGGCAACGCCACCGCGGCCATCCTCAAGCGCTGA
- a CDS encoding OB-fold domain-containing protein: MTDLSTNTSLREPCVPGLFSEDEGARLHGARCTTCGTPYFPRVSHCRNPACDESHVVPCTFGGEGRLWSYSVADFPPPPPHRYDKPFVPYAIGVVDLDSGLRVVGQMVDPVETMQVGARVRLVIEPIHHDDGKAFTSWKFKLL; this comes from the coding sequence ATGACCGATCTCAGCACGAATACCTCGCTGCGCGAACCCTGCGTTCCGGGCCTGTTCTCGGAAGACGAAGGCGCGCGCCTGCACGGTGCCCGCTGCACCACGTGCGGCACGCCGTACTTCCCGCGCGTGTCGCACTGCCGCAATCCGGCCTGCGACGAATCGCACGTCGTGCCTTGCACCTTCGGCGGCGAAGGGCGGCTGTGGAGCTACTCGGTCGCGGACTTCCCGCCGCCGCCGCCGCACCGCTACGACAAGCCCTTCGTGCCCTACGCGATCGGGGTCGTCGACCTCGACAGCGGCCTGCGCGTCGTCGGCCAGATGGTCGATCCCGTCGAGACGATGCAAGTCGGGGCGCGCGTGCGCCTGGTGATCGAGCCCATCCACCACGACGACGGCAAGGCCTTCACGTCGTGGAAATTCAAATTGCTCTGA
- a CDS encoding CYTH domain-containing protein encodes MGREIERRFLVCDSRFLDGRTGERIVQGYVAKESGAMTTRVRIRADRAFLALTGPRQGLGRDEFEYPIPVDDAWQILSDYCGGRIVEKTRYNVAYADHLFEEDVFAGRNAGLVIAEVELAHEAQPLILPTWIGEEVTLNKRFGNFSLAQFEGPTLPEDRRRPKGPVPTRHLQAMH; translated from the coding sequence ATGGGTCGCGAAATCGAGCGCAGGTTTCTGGTTTGTGATTCGCGATTCCTGGATGGCCGTACCGGCGAGCGCATCGTGCAGGGCTATGTCGCGAAGGAATCCGGGGCGATGACCACGCGGGTGCGGATCCGCGCCGATCGCGCCTTTCTCGCGCTCACGGGGCCGAGACAGGGGCTCGGTCGCGATGAGTTCGAATACCCCATCCCGGTCGATGACGCGTGGCAAATCCTTTCCGACTATTGCGGCGGTCGGATCGTCGAAAAGACGCGCTACAACGTCGCGTACGCCGACCATCTCTTCGAAGAGGACGTCTTCGCCGGCCGCAACGCGGGGCTCGTCATCGCCGAAGTCGAATTGGCGCATGAAGCGCAGCCGCTGATACTTCCGACTTGGATCGGCGAAGAGGTCACCCTGAACAAGCGCTTCGGCAATTTCTCCCTCGCGCAGTTCGAAGGCCCCACACTCCCGGAAGACAGACGCCGCCCCAAAGGACCCGTTCCGACTCGGCATCTCCAGGCTATGCACTAA
- a CDS encoding CaiB/BaiF CoA-transferase family protein, which yields MNFLDGYTVLDLASVGPAARASRLLADFGMRVIKVAPVAAKGAKQVDPVFHAYGAGRGTRRMRVDLKSDAGRDTLLQLAGHVDVVIESYRPGVAARLGVGYADFAAYNPKIVYCSTSGYGQHGPCAQWVGHDLNYLAMSGFLACSGRDAEGRPALPGATLADGAGGGMHAAQSILAALLRRERTGKGASLDVAITDGALNLMSLYLDQYLATGEDTGPGSGVLTGKYAWYGVYATGDGGHLAVGAIEGHFFRNLCRLLELESFADHQYDETQQDAMRAAFAARFLTRSRDEWVALLAGADTCVAPVLTVPEVVAHPQFRTRDAFMGAEHPGRGAFEQLAPVLAGCERRQPVHHVAPPGHTDTDAILAEAGFPASQIAELRTTGAIE from the coding sequence ATGAATTTCCTCGACGGCTACACCGTTCTCGATCTGGCGAGCGTCGGCCCGGCGGCGCGCGCCTCGCGCCTCCTCGCGGACTTCGGCATGCGCGTCATCAAGGTCGCGCCGGTCGCGGCGAAGGGCGCGAAGCAGGTCGATCCCGTCTTCCACGCCTACGGCGCGGGGCGCGGCACGCGCCGCATGCGCGTCGATCTGAAGTCCGACGCGGGGCGAGACACGCTGCTGCAACTGGCCGGGCACGTCGACGTCGTGATCGAAAGCTACCGCCCCGGCGTCGCGGCGCGGCTGGGGGTGGGCTACGCGGACTTCGCCGCGTACAACCCGAAGATCGTCTATTGCTCGACCAGCGGCTACGGCCAGCACGGCCCCTGCGCGCAGTGGGTCGGCCACGATCTCAACTATCTGGCGATGTCCGGCTTTCTCGCTTGCAGCGGCCGCGATGCCGAAGGCCGCCCCGCCCTGCCCGGCGCGACGCTGGCCGACGGCGCGGGCGGCGGCATGCACGCGGCGCAGTCCATCCTCGCCGCGCTGCTGCGCCGCGAGCGCACCGGCAAAGGCGCCAGCCTCGACGTGGCGATCACCGACGGCGCGCTGAACCTGATGTCGCTCTATCTCGACCAGTACCTCGCCACGGGCGAGGACACCGGCCCCGGCTCCGGGGTGCTCACGGGCAAGTATGCGTGGTACGGCGTGTATGCGACGGGCGACGGCGGGCATCTCGCGGTGGGCGCGATCGAGGGTCATTTCTTCCGCAACCTGTGCCGCCTGCTGGAACTCGAGTCCTTCGCCGACCACCAGTACGACGAGACGCAGCAGGACGCGATGCGCGCGGCCTTCGCGGCTCGCTTCCTGACCCGCAGCCGCGACGAATGGGTCGCGCTGCTGGCCGGCGCCGACACCTGCGTTGCGCCGGTGCTGACGGTGCCGGAAGTCGTCGCACACCCGCAATTCCGCACGCGCGACGCGTTCATGGGTGCCGAGCATCCAGGGCGCGGTGCGTTCGAGCAGCTCGCCCCCGTCCTCGCCGGCTGCGAGCGCCGCCAGCCGGTGCATCACGTCGCCCCGCCGGGCCATACCGACACCGACGCGATCCTCGCCGAAGCGGGCTTCCCCGCCAGCCAGATCGCCGAATTGCGCACGACAGGGGCCATCGAATGA
- a CDS encoding electron transfer flavoprotein subunit alpha/FixB family protein has protein sequence MAVVLCSWGDAIDGGTEEALTLARKLAAATGAQLRWLVLGGAAAAAVEVGARYGVDRLDTVPGAGASAAGPDALVATLADYCGQTAPRAVLFNQGAESRVIAARLAGRLGVPVVANVFDVEPAGGGQQVTATAFGGDTHAVYQVDAPLAVLSVSTTAIVAAPATAPSTVAQHSVALTGAAVAERFAVTASPQVAEARLEDAQIIVSGGRGLGSKQNFELVKDMAAALGGMWGGSRAIVDDGWIDSSHQVGLTGKITRPALYVAIGISGASQHMAGCSAAKTIIAINKDADASIFRYAHYGVVGDCLEILPELIKAAKA, from the coding sequence ATGGCCGTTGTGCTGTGTTCATGGGGTGATGCCATCGACGGCGGCACCGAAGAGGCGCTGACGCTTGCGCGCAAACTGGCCGCTGCGACCGGCGCGCAATTGCGCTGGCTGGTGCTCGGCGGGGCCGCCGCAGCAGCGGTCGAGGTCGGCGCGCGCTACGGCGTCGATCGGCTCGACACGGTGCCGGGGGCCGGCGCCTCCGCGGCCGGGCCCGATGCGCTGGTGGCAACGCTGGCCGATTACTGCGGCCAGACCGCGCCGCGCGCCGTGCTCTTCAATCAGGGGGCGGAGTCGCGCGTGATCGCGGCGCGTTTGGCGGGCCGCCTGGGCGTGCCGGTGGTGGCCAACGTCTTCGACGTCGAGCCGGCCGGCGGCGGACAGCAGGTCACGGCCACGGCCTTCGGCGGCGACACGCATGCCGTCTACCAGGTCGACGCTCCCCTCGCGGTGCTGTCGGTGAGCACGACCGCGATCGTCGCAGCCCCCGCCACGGCCCCGAGCACGGTTGCGCAGCACAGCGTCGCGCTCACCGGCGCAGCCGTGGCCGAGCGCTTTGCCGTCACCGCCTCGCCGCAGGTGGCCGAGGCGCGCCTAGAGGATGCGCAGATCATCGTCTCGGGCGGGCGCGGGCTCGGCAGCAAGCAGAACTTCGAGCTGGTCAAGGACATGGCGGCCGCGCTGGGCGGCATGTGGGGCGGCTCGCGCGCCATCGTCGACGACGGCTGGATCGACTCGTCGCACCAGGTCGGCCTCACCGGCAAGATCACACGCCCGGCGCTGTACGTCGCGATCGGCATCTCCGGCGCGAGCCAGCACATGGCGGGCTGCTCCGCGGCGAAGACCATCATCGCGATCAACAAGGATGCCGATGCGTCGATCTTCCGCTACGCGCACTACGGCGTCGTCGGCGACTGTCTCGAAATCCTCCCGGAACTCATCAAGGCCGCGAAGGCATGA